The DNA sequence GCGGAAAGACCATCTCCATCGCCTCGAAGAGGGTCAGGCCGAAGCGGCGGATCAGCCCCTCCAGGGTGCGGTTGAGGTCCTGCGAGTCGCTCCCGCCCGGCGGCAGGGGAATCCCCAGCATGAGCGCCTCCTCGCGCAGCCGGGCAATGGTGTTGATCTCGCCGTTGTGGCCGAGCAGGGAAAAGGGCTGGGCGCGCAGCACCGTCGGCAGGGTGTTGGTGGAGAACCGGCTGTGGCCGATGGTGGCCGCCGAGAGAAAGTCCCGGCGCTTGAGTTCGGGGTAGTAGCGGTTGAGGATCTCCGGGGCGCCGTGCACCTTGTAGGCGGCGACATGGGCGGAGAGTGAGGCGACATGCACCGGAGGAAAGTCGAGTTCGATGGCGAGCTGCAGGTCGTAGAGGCGCTCCTCGATTTTCGCCGGCTGGGAAAAATGCAGGGCGATCTGCCAGAAGAGGGGCTCGGCCGAGCGCGCCATGGAGGAGAGGACTTCGCTGCGGACCGGGCCGGGGCGCTCGATGAGGATCTCGGCGCCGGCGGCGCGAAAACGCTCGAGGATACGCTCGGGCAACGCCGGGTCGGCAGCCAGGGCCTCCTGGGGAACGAGCAGGTGGCCGAGGGCGAATCCGGCCGACTCGGCCGTCTCCGGCGGGCGCCCCGCCCCGGCCAGCACTTCGCGCCAGAGCAGACGGGGGATGTCGGTCAGCACCCCGCAGCCGTCTCCCTCGCCGCCGATCTCCCCGGCACGGTGCCCCATCTTGACCAGTGCCTCGATGGTGCGCTGCACGTTGCCATGGGTGGGGCGGCCGGCCTTGTTGAAATAGCCGATGATGGCGCAGGCGTCGCGCTCGGCGGGCATCAGGCCGGAGGGGTCGTCGCGAAGAGGCTTCAGGAAGGGATTCGTCATCGGGGCACCTGGGAAACAGGGGACATGGAAAAAGCCGTCTCACGCGAAGACGCGAAGAACGCGAAGTAGATTCAAATTGTTATCAAACCCAGGCATCGCCCGCTTGGAAGCCGTCTGGCTGTCCATAGGTCTTTGTATTCCTTCGCGGCCTTCGCGTGAGGAAGTGCCGTCATTAGAATTAATTCTACCCGGTCCGGAACCAGAGGCAAACGACCCCTTTATCTGCGTCAATCTGCGTGAATCTGCGGAGAGGAAATTTTGCCGCGGATCGCTACGAAGGAGCCTTTGCCGTGTCCCTCGCGGACCGGTTCCGCCCCCTCGATCGCCGCCAGCGGGCGGAAGAGGGTCTGGGTGAAGGCGAATTCGGCGAACCCGGCGCCCTTCAGCATCTCCACCACCTCGGCGGCCGAGTGGAAGGTCGCCTCGCGGTAAAAGAGGCTCTCCCCTTTCTGCTTTTGAATGCTCTTCCCCAGCGGGCTAGCCCGGTCGATGAGTCCGACCACCAGGACGCCACCCGGCTTCAGGACCCGGCGCGCCTCCCGCAGGGCGGCCTGCGGATCGTCGACGAAGCAGAGGGTGGTCACCATCAGGGCGAAGTCGAAGCGCCCGTCGTCGAAGGGGAGCCTCTCCGCCGTCCCTTCGCTCACCTCCACCCCCCGCTTGCGGGCGAGCGCCGCCATCTGGGCCGCCGGCTCCACCCCGTGCCGGATCTTCAGGGGAGCCGCGAAGCGCCCGGTCCCCACCCCGATTTCCACCCCCTCACCGCTCTTCGGCAGCAGGGCCTGTATCGCCTTGATCTCCGAGACATAGGCGAGGGGATTATCCAGAAACCACTGCTCGTAGCGGTCGACGTGCTTCTCGAACGGTTCCGTCTTGGGCATGCGCACTCTCCTCATGTTGAGGTTATGACGAGCATATCCAAGGATGGCCGGGTCGGCAAGGGGAGGAGCGTCGGACCGGGAGGGGCGAAGGTGCCGGCGAGCCCGGTTCGATGCCGGCGGATGGCGCTCGTCCCTTGCATTCACTCCGTTTCCGGTTAGGCTCCAGGGGAGACCGGAGAGAGTCCTGAGCGGGAGGTTGCGAATGAAGTGGAAGCAGGTAGGCCGGATTTTGCTCCTTGGCCTGTTGCTGTGGCCGGCGGCCGGTGGTGCAGAGGAGAAGAAGGCGGCGGAACAGAAGGCCGAAGCCGAAAAGGCGGCGCCGGCGGAGACGCTGCGAAAAAGCCGGGGGACGGCCACCATCGCCGGCCGCCGCATCGAGTACACCGCCACGGCCGGAACGCTCCTGCTCAAGGACAGGGAAGGGAAGCCCAAGGCTTCGATCTTCTTCATCGCCTACAGCCGCGACGGTGCCGGCGAGATGGCCGCCAGGCCGGTCGCCTTCGCCTTCAACGGCGGCCCCGGCTCCTCCTCGGTCTGGCTCCATCTCGGGGCGCTAGGGCCGCGGCGGGTGATGCTGGGAGAGGAGGCGGTGCCGGAGCCGCCGCCGTACCGCCTGCAGAACAACGAGCATTCAATTCTCGACCTCACCGACCTGGTCTTCATCGACCCGGTGACCACCGGCTTCAGCCGGGCGGCGCCCGGGGAGGACCCCAAGCAGTTCCACGAGGTGGAGAAGGACATCGAGTCGGTGGCCGAGTTCATCCGCCTCTGGATCACCCGCAACGGCCGCTGGGCCTCCCCCAAGTACGTCATCGGCGAGAGCTACGGCGCCACCCGGGCCGCCGGGCTGGCCGAACACCTGCAGGAGAAGCAGGGTATGGACCTGAACGGCCTCATCCTGGTCTCTCCGGCCCTGAACTTCCAGGCCATCTCCTTCGACTCCGGCAACGACCTGCCGTACATCCTCTATCTCCCCGCCTATGCCGCCACGGCCTGGTATCACCGGCTGCTGCCCGAGGACCTGCAGCGCCTGGAACTGCCGCAGCTCCTGGCGACGGCCAGGGCGTTCGCCCTCGGCCCCTACGCCCAGGCCCTGCTGCAGGGGGACGCCCTGCCGGAGGCGGAGCGGCGGCGGGTCGCGGCAGAGGCGGCCCGGCTCACCGGCCTCTCCCCCGAGCTATTGGCGCGCGCCCGCCTGCGCCTTCCGGTCTCCCGCTTCACCGCCGAGCTGCTACGCGCGCAGGGGAGGGTGGTCGGCCGCTTCGACAGCCGCTTCACCGGCATCGCCGAGGACCCGGCCGCCCACGCCTCCAGCTACGATCCCTCCTATGCGGCGATCCATGGGGTCTTCAGCGCCGCCCTCAAGGACTACGTCGACAGGGAGCTGGGATACGAGAGCGACCTCCCCTATGAGGTCATCGCCGAGGAGGTGCGCCCCTGGGACTGGGGCCGGTACGAGAACCGCTATCTTGACATGGGCGAGCGGCTCTCCCGGGCCCTCACCCGCCGCCCGCTGCTACGCCTCTTCGTCGCCGCCGGCCATTACGACCTCGCCACCTCCCTGGCCAGCATCGAGTACACCCTCGATCATCTCGATCTCGACTCGGCCCTGCGCGGCAACCTCCATCTGGCCCGTTACGAGACCGGACACATGCCTTACCTGCACGAGCCTTCCCTGGCCCGGCTGAAGGCAG is a window from the Desulfuromonadales bacterium genome containing:
- a CDS encoding class I SAM-dependent methyltransferase codes for the protein MPKTEPFEKHVDRYEQWFLDNPLAYVSEIKAIQALLPKSGEGVEIGVGTGRFAAPLKIRHGVEPAAQMAALARKRGVEVSEGTAERLPFDDGRFDFALMVTTLCFVDDPQAALREARRVLKPGGVLVVGLIDRASPLGKSIQKQKGESLFYREATFHSAAEVVEMLKGAGFAEFAFTQTLFRPLAAIEGAEPVREGHGKGSFVAIRGKISSPQIHAD